Below is a window of Anaeromicrobium sediminis DNA.
ATGGATATGGAGTAGGAAGGTAGAGAAGAAAATAGGCAAGCACTGGTTTGGAAATTAAGGAGAGGATTAATGTGAACAAAAAAACCATATTACCTATAGTTTTATCAATAGCATTATTAATAACTGCATATTGGGGATATAATCAGTATAAGGAAAAACAAAGGTACCATACCCATTTAGTAAATGACTTTCAAAGAAGGTACTTTGATTTATTAAGTAGTGTTCAAACTATAAATACAGACTTATCAAAGTTATTAGTTTCATCTGGATCTAAGGAAAATATGATCCTTTATTCTAATATATGGAGAAATGCTTATAATGCACAGGAAGAAATTTCACAATTTCCAATGAAGCATGGACAATTACAAAAGACAGAGAAGTTTTTAAGTCAGCTAGGAGATTATACCTTTGCCATGGCTCAAAAGAGTATAAAGGATGAAAATTTAAGCCAAAAGGATAGAGAAAATTTAGAACAGCTCCGTGGATATGCTTCTACTTTATCTGTTAGTTTAAATGAGCTGAGGGATCAAACCTTTTCAGGGAAGGTAATTAAGTTACAATTAAAGGATAAACCTATAGAAGCCAAGGAAAACCCTATGCAAAATAAGTTTATTCAATTTGAAGAAAGAATGGTGGAATATCCAGAGCTAATTTATGATGGACCTTTCTCTGATCACGTGGCTGCTGGTATTAGCCCAAGATTAGAAGGTAAAAAAATATCCTTTGAAGAGGCTAAGAATATAGTGAAAAAATATTTTGGAAATGTGAATGTAAAAGCAGATTCAAAGGAACCAGGTGGAAAACTAAATACATACAGTCTTACTGCATATAAAAATGAAAAAAATCCTATTTACATAGATGTTACTCAGACAAAGGGATATTTTGCTACCATACTAAATAACAGAACAATAGGAAAGCCAAAATTATCTAAGAAGCAGGGAATTAAAAAAGCAAATGAATTTTTAGAAAAAATAGGATTTAAAAATATGGTTTCTACATATACATTGACTTATAACAATGCCCTTTTAATAAACTATGTTTATAAAGAGGACGATGTGGTCATGTACCCTGATTTAGTGAAGGTGAAGATTGCCCTTGATAACGGTGAAGTAGTAGGATTAGATGCCACAAAGCATTTAACTTCCAACTATAAGAGACAACTAAAAACACCGGCCATAAGTATAGAAGAGGCAAAGAAAAAAATGGGAAATAGAGGCAAACTAGATGGGGAAGGGCGACTATGTGTAATTCCTACTAAAAGCTTACAAGAGATCTTTTGTTACGAATTTAAGGTTACATATAAGGAAGAAACATTTTTAATATATATAAATGCCCATACGGGAAGGGAAGAGAGAATACTAAAATTAATTAAACAAGAAAATGGAACATTGACAATGTAATATATAGATATACTATCTTAGAACTGTATTTAATAAATAGCTACTTTGGTACTCTTTAGTTTTAAATAAACAAGGTTAAGAGATTAGGGTTAAGGGTTTAGGGACAAAATCTCTTAACTCTAAACCCTTAACTCTTAACCAAAGGTTTTGCTGAATCAGGAGTATATGAGAATTCATTCTCCGCATAATTAAAGTTTATCTCTATAAATAATGACATGGAAAATTCCATGTCATTATTTTTTTGCTTATTTATGATAAAATTAAAAGAAGACTTATTAGATTATTGATTAATAAAATACTTAAGTATAGAATATTATTAAATTAAATACAAGTTTGTAGATATACAAACTATTTGTGGGAGGCAAGTTATGAGTAAAATTAAATTGGGTGTAATATTTGGAGGAGAATCTGGAGAGCATGAAGTATCTTTAATGTCAGCCACTTCAGTTATAAATGCTATAGATAAAGAAAAGTATGAGATAATTTCTATTGGAATAACTAAAAAGGGAAAATGGATGATCTATGACGGCCCTGTAGACAAAATAGAGTCGGGAGAATGGGAAAAGATAGCTGAAGAAAGGATACAAGAGAACCCAGAGAAGTATTCCTTTAGTGTAATTCCAGTGGGAGGAAATAATACTAAGAATTTGAAAGAACTAGTAGATGTGATATTCCCAGTACTTCATGGGCCATTTGGAGAAGATGGAACTATACAAGGTCTATTTGAAATGGCCAATATTCCTTATGTAGGGGCAGGTGTATTAGCTTCTTCTGTAGGTATGGATAAAATATATACAAAGAAGGTACTAGAAAGGGACGGTTTACCTGTAGGTCCATACATAGTACTTATGAGATCTCAGTTAGAGAATATGGATGACACTGTAGTATCCATAGAAAAACAATTAAACTATCCTATATTTATAAAGCCAGCTAATCTAGGGTCTAGTGTGGGAATCACAAAGGCCCATAATAAAGAAGAATTAATTGCCGGATTAAAGGAAGCAGCAAAATTTGATAGAAAATTATTACTAGAAAAGCATATAGATGGAAAAGAAATAGAATGTGCTGTATTTGGAAATGATAATCCAAAGGCATCCGTAGTTGGGCATATAGTTCCATCCCATGAATTTTATGATTATGAGGCAAAATATTTCGATGATGGAAAATCTAAGATGATAATACCAGCTCCAATAGAAGATAAATACAGTGAAAAAATTAGGGAACTAGCAATTAAAGCCTATAAGGGAATTGATGCTAGTGGTATATCTAGAGTAGACTTTTTCTTAAATGAAGAAACGGGAGAGATATATATAAATGAATTAAATACCATGCCTGGATTTACAAAATACAGCATGTACCCACTTTTATGGAAAAATACAGGAGTAGAATATTCTGATTTAATAGATAAGCTAATAGACTTTGCATTTGATAGATACAAGGAGAAAAGTAGATAAGGCATATGAAAATAAATAACAAGTCAAAGATGCGACGTATATTTTGCAAAATGTGAAGAGTTGGGTTCCGCTGATAGTAGGTTCTATCAGTGGGTTCCAAGGATGAAGCAGTTTGTAAAATAGACGAGTATACTGACTAGGTATTTATTTGAATGTGCCTAAGAAAGAGGAGATGAAAACAAATGAAGAATGTTATGGTAAGGATAGAAGGAAGTCAACGAGGAGTAGACGGAGAAGAGAATACAATGGAGTTTATAACAGAAGGAAAACAATATATAAAAAATGGAGCCATGTACCTGGTATATAAGGAAAGTGAAATATCAGGAATGGAAGGGTCT
It encodes the following:
- the ypeB gene encoding germination protein YpeB, producing MNKKTILPIVLSIALLITAYWGYNQYKEKQRYHTHLVNDFQRRYFDLLSSVQTINTDLSKLLVSSGSKENMILYSNIWRNAYNAQEEISQFPMKHGQLQKTEKFLSQLGDYTFAMAQKSIKDENLSQKDRENLEQLRGYASTLSVSLNELRDQTFSGKVIKLQLKDKPIEAKENPMQNKFIQFEERMVEYPELIYDGPFSDHVAAGISPRLEGKKISFEEAKNIVKKYFGNVNVKADSKEPGGKLNTYSLTAYKNEKNPIYIDVTQTKGYFATILNNRTIGKPKLSKKQGIKKANEFLEKIGFKNMVSTYTLTYNNALLINYVYKEDDVVMYPDLVKVKIALDNGEVVGLDATKHLTSNYKRQLKTPAISIEEAKKKMGNRGKLDGEGRLCVIPTKSLQEIFCYEFKVTYKEETFLIYINAHTGREERILKLIKQENGTLTM
- a CDS encoding D-alanine--D-alanine ligase; its protein translation is MSKIKLGVIFGGESGEHEVSLMSATSVINAIDKEKYEIISIGITKKGKWMIYDGPVDKIESGEWEKIAEERIQENPEKYSFSVIPVGGNNTKNLKELVDVIFPVLHGPFGEDGTIQGLFEMANIPYVGAGVLASSVGMDKIYTKKVLERDGLPVGPYIVLMRSQLENMDDTVVSIEKQLNYPIFIKPANLGSSVGITKAHNKEELIAGLKEAAKFDRKLLLEKHIDGKEIECAVFGNDNPKASVVGHIVPSHEFYDYEAKYFDDGKSKMIIPAPIEDKYSEKIRELAIKAYKGIDASGISRVDFFLNEETGEIYINELNTMPGFTKYSMYPLLWKNTGVEYSDLIDKLIDFAFDRYKEKSR